In Oryza sativa Japonica Group chromosome 1, ASM3414082v1, the genomic stretch GGACGCTGAAGATCTACATGAACGAAGGTGAGTCGTGGTTCGCCATCGACCTCCACCACCCCTCGACCTTCACCACGCTCGCCATGGATCACAAGCAGAAGCAGTCAGTTATGGATGATCTTGAGAGGTTCATCAAGCGAAAGGAATACTACAAGAAGATTGGCAAAGCATGGAAACGGGGGTACCTTCTGTATGGCCCACCTGGAACTGGCAAGTCCAGCTTGATTGCAGCCATGGCCAATTACCTCAAGTTCGACGTATATGATCTCGAGCTGACTGAGGTCAACTGGAACTCAACCCTTCGACGGTTGCTCATCGGGATGACCAACAGGTCAATCCTAGTTATAGAAGATATCGACTGCACTCTAGAGCTACAACAACGGGAGGAAGGTCAAGAGAGTTCCAAATCCAATCCTTCAGAGGACAAGGTTATAACTTGGAATCATTAGCCTCTcttacatttattttttttggggtcTTTTTACCAACTATGTTGTGTATTTGGGTAATATGTTGGAACAGGTAACACTATCTGGGCTACTCAACTTCGTGGATGGGCTTTGGTCAAcaagtggggaggagagaatAATTGTCTTCACGACAAACTACAAGGAGAGGCTCGACCCTGCGCTTCTGCGTCCTGGCAGGATGGACATGCATGTCCATATGGGTTACTGCTGCCCAGAGTCATTTAGAATTCTGGCCTCTAACTACCACTCCATTGATAACCATGCCACATACCCAGAGATAGAAGAGTTGATCAAGGAGGTCATGGTGACACCAGCAGAGGTAGCTGAGGTGCTCATGAGGAATGATGACACTGATGTTGCCCTTGAAGGCCTTATTCAGTTCCTCAAGAGAAAGAAAGATGTTGGCAAGGAAGGCAAAGCTGAAAATGTGGAGCAGGTGGTGAAGGCAGAAGAAACAGAGAAAGGGATGATGAAGAAAAATGATGTCCCAGAGAATCAAGATCCCCAAGATGCAAGCAAATAATGATGCTTAAACAGTGTGCATAGCATATAATTAGTGCATCAAATTCTGTCAGATGTATCGTTTTGACTACTAGTAAAAGATCATTTTTGGAATAATAATGTACTCTAGGGAAATGAGCTTGTGATACTATTTCTATTATCACAAAATACATAGTAAGGTTTCATATGTAGCAGTTTCAAAGTAAAGTATTATTCAATCTAAACATGCTACAATGTGCAAACCATCACTGTTGCAAAAACCATGACTTTTAGAAGACAAATTGCCTACCAAAATGCTTTCTCATAACAGATCAAGTTTCAGTATCGGTGTTCATCCCATTTTCTTCTCGTAGATCATACTCAACAACTAGACCAAGATTATCAACAAATTTGTGGTACACCTGGCACCCTGCACACTGCATATGCAATGTAACATCAGAAcacaaatttacagtgcatgcCTGGACACAAACGGGCATATCCATGTGGTCTTTTCTCATATTTAACAAAAGCAAGCATGTGAGCAGTGTATAAATAAAATTTGGACTGAATGAAGCTGCAAATAAGTAAACAGACAAAATAACTTACCTGAAGAAATATTGTTCCTCTTTCATAGGCAACCCTATTTATCAACCGCTTGGTCCTTTCTCCACATGCATTGCATGTAAATTGAACAAGTAAGCTTCTTCTTGGAAGATTTAGATCAAAAGTGCTTTCCTGTAACATCAAACAAAATTTTGTCATTTAAGCCATTCCAGCGTAGTGATTAGTAAGAATGCCCGCATTCCATTCATATGGTGAATAATGAACTATCTGAAGAAAGACGCTTGCATGGCATTGAAATGGTAAATTAcacaaaatattattattaactTGAGTTatttattttcagtttttgaaGCTGCCCATGCAGTCAAGTTGCACAGTCCATGGCTGTACAGGACATATCAGGAAAAAAACAAGGTGTTATTTTCCGTATTTTCGCACCATGCAGCATATTGTTTTTGAAGGTCATATGCACAAATCAGTCTCTAAAATGCCCAGAAACACAAATTTAATGAAACATTACCCTTTTAGCAATTAGCATATCTTTATGAACCAAAACATATGTGCATTTAAGAGGTGAACAAAAGAATGCTGGAACACCACACCCTATTCCAAGCTCAAAGTTAAAAATCATAACTTAGTAGTCTACATCAAGACACCAGGTTGAACATCATCCATAATTCacatagggcctgttcactttgatgccattttcaaccttaccaaattttggtaaagttgccaaaaaaaagtggctacatttagtttgctaccaaattttggtaactatataagaaatcttgccaaaattttggcaactataccaaaattttggcaaggtttttttttggcatcaaagtgaacaggcccatagTATATTTGCACGGTGTAATGTGACTATGTCTCCTATATGTAGATATACATGCAGGATGCCATTTCCACTCCATACTAATGTTATATATTTGCATGTCACATATCCTAACAACTTACTACAATTTAAGCAGACATTCATATTGCTGCTGATTGGGTAACGAAATCCGTTATCAGAGAGTTTGTATTACAACTGCTACCAGCCTACCACAACTAACTACTAGAATTTTCATCGATGATTCTGAATAGCGATAGAAAAGCACATAATGTTCACCCTCCAAACCATCATGGTGGTATCGGTTGCTGCCAGCAATGTTGTTCAACAGGCTGTCCCCGATCACCAGCAATGTTGTTCAACAAGCTGTCCCCGATCACCAGGTCATAGCAACCAAATCATCTGATGAATGATTCAATTCTTTCAGCAGTAGGATTTAGAACATCAGTAATGGCATTAGGGAACATGCACAGGGCATTCATACCATTAGGGAACATGTCCCTCAGCACAGAGAAATGGCATGCAACTGTATCAACTTGCAATGAATCCCCAAGAGCTCTGTATCTCTCCATCCTGCTAAATCCCCTATGGTTCCTAGGGCCTCCCAGTAGGAATTCCATCTGATCAGGCTCAAGAGGAGCAAGATTTTTATCTTTACATTCTTATAGGACATACTACTGAATTCACTGGAGGTGGTGCATCAGCATCACCAAAGCTAGCAAGAGCACAACTAATCCGTTCCAAGAAAACACCCAAAGCTAGTTCATCCCTTACAATCGGAACAGATCAGAAAGCACGCAGGGAGTGGAGAAAGTTACCGCCGGCGCAGACCCCGCGTCCGAATCAGCCTCCCCGGAGCACGCAGAGACAGCCAGTATCCTACGGAGACACGAAACCCTCAACCTGCGAGAGGAGAGAACACAAACTCAGACACCAAACGAAGCCGAGCTCGACtcgagagggaggaagaagccagcagcagcggcgcgcACCCGGGAAACTCCGCCGTGCGcctgcgggaggaggaggaagcgagCGAGACGCAGGAaaggggcgcgcggcggcgggagacgcTGGCCGcgaacggcgccgccgccgccgccgccgggcagcCGTACGCCGcagccgtcgtcgccatcgccgggaGGAGGGTTcgcttctcctctcccctcttccgTTGGATGATAGTAAAAGGGTAAAATGGCCGGAAAATAGGAAAGCCCAAAATTAAGTATTTGGGCCGTAGAATTAGGCCCATTATGTGGCCCATGTGCAGAGAGACTAAGCCCATATAggtccatgattttttttttctcgtctcCTCGTTTTTGCTTGCCTTTCGCGACGCCGCGCCATCGCCTTCACTTCTTCCCGCCTCTCGCCTCCAAAAATCCCCTTCGAAACGAGACGCGGGAGCTCGCGATCGCCGGGCGcaaccgaggaggaggaggaagacccTTGCCGTTGTGGCCGCCGGAGCTGGTCGCCGTTGATGCGGCAGGTAAGGATCTGACATGCTCCCGCTGTGCTCCAATCTGCGGCCGGCCTCGTCCGGGGTCGCCAACTGTTCGACGCAATTCCCCACTAGCCGCCATGGCGCCTGCGAATGAGAAGcgacgcgggggggggggggggacaccGCGCGCCAGTTGGTCCGCTGATGGTGCGGTCTGCTGGTGAAATGTAGAGTGCTGATTTATTTGCCTTGAAGGCTTGAACACATGGGGGTTGTAAGCTGTCTGGTTTTCACCTTAGAGCTTTGCTCCTGCTTCGTGAAAGTGCTGAATTTAGATGCGTGCAGCGTGTGTAGTTGTGTTGGACCCATTGTTCTAGCTTTCTAGGTGAAGCGAACAATTTCTTTCTATCTTAAATTAATGATGAACAAGTTACACGGATTAAAGactgcatatatccggttggatgtagaggccaggtaaaatacccttctctaaaaaaaaagttacatggATTAAGGAGAAGAGGGAACTACTCCTATATGAGAATTGAGAACCATGAAGAACTTCTCATCTGTGATCTTTGATAGCTTGCCCTTACTTGACATAATCATTGCAAACTAGCAGGATTCAGTATattcttaaagaaaaaaaaatcaaaccacaAGCATTGTTCTCTGCAAATTTGTACTATGTTGTCCTCATGTCTTGTTTCAGTTGTATACGTGGTGCACAAGACTACATTATTTGGTACAGATGAAATATGGATCAAGAATATTGTGCAAAACAATGTTCATGCATGTCCTTTTATCTTAATGTGTATGAGTTAAATGCTTTAATGTTTGAGTTGTCAACCACTGAAAAGTAATGTACCTTTAATTTTCAGGCCGATACCCTTTAAATTATTAGATGGCTCAGGCTGCAAGACTGAATCTGCGAATGCAGAAAGAGGTTAAGCTTCTTCTAAATGATCCACCTCATGGGGTCTCCCTTAATCTTTCTGGGGATGAAAGTGCCTTGTCATCGTTGTTGAGTTTCGAGGCCAGTACGTTCTTTGTCTTTTCAGTACTAACCCTATGCCCCTAGCAGTATATCATTTTTTTCTACTCAATAATTAAATCTGGCATGCTAACTGTTATTGCCCTTGCTTTGCATTTGGCATCCCTGCTCATTAAATAAAGGAATACAGGGACCTGATGAAACTGTTTATTCAAAAGGAGTTTTTGTTCTGAAGATCCAAATTCCTGAAAGGTATTATAATGGAAACCAACTTGTGTTTCACTTATGATTCATCATGTTCTGAAGGTTTTGCTTTTGCTGCGATGCAGATATCCTTTTCAACCTCCCAATGTGACATTTGTTACTCCTATTTATCATCCCAACATAGACAATGGAGGACGAATTTGCCTTGATATACTAAATTTACCACCAAAGGTAATTGTTAGGAGTTACTTTACAACTAGATGAATTGCTGTGCATGACTTCTGAGGTCTTAAAATTCAACAATTTATACTTCCTCTTAAAATTTCAAACAGTTTGTGTTATATTGAACAAATACTAATGTGCAGGGTGCCTGGCAACCATCGCTCAACATTGCTACTGTTTTGACAAGCATTGGTTTGCTGCTAAGTGACCCAAACCCTGACGATGGGCTGATGGCTGAAATAGTAAGTAGTACATTTTACTGCAAGGAAGTAGCAAGTGCATTTCCATGGGAACAGCAGGAGAATAGTGATACATAATATTAATATGTTAAGTACTTGTCCTTCATCTTAAAGCAGTATTGTTGTTTTCTGTGACAGAGTCGAGAGTACAAATACAACAGACAAGTTTTTGACATAAATGCTCGGTCCTGGACTGAAAAGTATGCTAATCCTTCAGCAATTGGCGCTAGTGGTTGGAGCTCTGTAGATGTTTCAACCCTGGTAAAGAAGCATATCAAATTATGGATTCAATTTTGCTGAGTTGTTGTTCCAATAGTGTGATAGTTTTCTCTTGATGTTTGCTTGAGCTTATTGTGTGTTATCAAATTTTCAGGCACCAAACATACAAGAGGAGAAGCTAAGCCTGGAGCCTTTGCCAAAAGCTTCAAATAAAAATTGTGATGGGAGTAGAAAGAAGATGAGGCTACTTAGTCAAAAGTTATCTCTGAAATCAGTACCTGAAGAGAATACCACCACTGGCAAAAAGGACCTGGTGACAAACCACTTATCATCGACAGCAAGACCCACTGATCCTACTGCATGCTTGTCTGATGTTTCAGGCAAACTGAATGATACCTCAGAAAGCATATCTGTCATCGCAGATAGTGCAGTGACTTCAAAGAAAGAATACCAAGGAACTAGAAGGAACTTGCAGTTACTTGGGCAGGGGCTTCCTGTTACATCAGAAGGTCCTAGCAAGAACAGTAATGGCAGTGTGGAAGATAAGTTACCTAATCATCTTCTAGCATCAGCATCATCGAACACTAAGCATCCTGTCATGGGATCTTCTGATAATGCTTTAGAGAAGAGTAGTGCAAAGCGCATTGGTGAGTCATTAGATAGCTTGTATAAAGCATCAGAAGGCGATGGTACAAATGTGAGGTCACTTGGTCAGAAGTTGTCACTGAAATCGGCAAAGCCTGAAAGCAAGAGCAATGTTCAGAAGGAAAACATGGCTCCAAATCATCTGCCTTCATTGTCAGGCTTCAGTAATCTGGATAAAAGACAATCGCATGTTATTTCAGGGGGAAATTCCATTGGGCATACTAATCTGGTTCAACAAAATTCTAACAACGAAAATGTACTTCCAAGTACCCAGTTGATACCAAGTAAAGAATGCAATCAAGGCCGAAAGAAGCTGCATTTACTAAGTAAGAGGCTGTCATTGAAATCTGAGCTGCCTGCAGACAAGACCATTGAGAAGGAATATATGCAAACAGATTGTTCTCAAAACAACAGGAAGCCCAATGAACTTCCGTTGTCAGCGCCTGTCCTCAAAAATCAGATCTTGGGTACCATTGATCCACAGAAAGATGCCAGGCAAAGCAAGTCTTCCATCCAACAAAACACAACTCCTGTGGAGAGGATTGTTGTTTCAGATAGTGAAGATAGTGCTGATGAATGTGAAAGACCTTCAAGATCAAGGCTCTCATTGATGAGGAGACGATTGGCTGGAAAACCAAGAAGCTAACTTGACCCAAAATCTTCGGCGTTTCATAGGCTACCGTGTAAAGTCATGGAAGATGGCAATGCTTCAGTAAATTCTCTTGACTGTTTATGATCACATATGTGATACGTTCTTATCTTTATGTTGCCCTATCTATGATATGGGTGTTCGGACTTCGGAACATGCTGCGCTAGCATCTAGTAGAATTTTTCATAGAATTCCATGCCTGCCTGCTAGCCCGCTTGTGTTAACTGTCCTTTCTGTATCCTGCTGTAATATCTAAGACTATGCAgctgtcactgacatgtgggtcccactttgCTTCTGCCACGCCTACCTGTCCGTCCGTGCGTGTAAACTTTTTTGGGGTTGTTTTGGGCGGTTACTTAAGTACTAACCTCCCCTATATAACAAGGCAACCTCCTGCGTTCTCTTCACTTCTTCTCAGTTTTTTAACTCTCTCTGAAACGAAACCGGAGTAGCCATGGCCATGGATGCGCTGCATCGCCTGTGCTTGCTCGTGTGCGTTCTGATCGGCGCAGGGTGCTCACAATCACCCAGGCATCAGCGACTCCccgcaacaacaacaacaaccgcTGGAAATGGTAAGGCGTACGTATTGTACATTTGTCTCTCCCACGGTTTCTTGTGATTTCTTTTGCTTCTTGGATGTTCTTCCTGCCATGAGAGACGTACGGTTGCAGTTGTGTCTGATTTTAGATGTTTTCTTTGCAGCACGGAGTTGTGTCTGATTTTAGATGTTTTCTTTGCAGTACAGAGGCGTCCTCCAGGAGTCGCTGGTGCCCTCGGGAGCCCCCTGATTGGGCATGACGGCCGTCTCATCGCTTGCTCTGAGAAGAAGAGCCTTGTCGCCTTCGAGCGAAATGGGTCCATCGCTTGGATGGTTACTCTCGGTCACACCTGTAAAGAGGGCATCAGTCCGGTTGCCGAGAGGGATGAGGTAATCAATTGAGTTTTTTTGTGAAACTGTGATGCATATGATCTGGTAAAGACTTGCAGTGAAATTATGCATGATCCTTTTTGTAGTCTCAATTGTTCAGTAGTTCGATCCTCTCCTTTCTGCCGCTGCGACTCTTCATTTTATGATGGATAAGGTTTTACTGTGCGAAAATGCTTATTTAGATGTATGGATTGCTTTGCTGTTCCATTTGTAAGCCTTGTCAGAACGAGTTGTATCCATTTTGCAGATATATTTGGTGGCAGAAGATAACAAGGTCATAAAGATAACTCCGAAGAAACTACACACTGCTGATCCACCGTCAGAAGTATTTTTCAGTTACAATGCAACACCAGGGAGGTCTGAGGAGATCATCGGTCTATCGATCAGTGGCAGTTCTTCATCTCTTTTTCTTACCATTAGAAACCGTGGCCTTTTCGCTTTCTCGTTGCATGCTGAGCTACAGTGGAGTGCAGGGCCTGTGGCTGATCTCGTCAGCCGTCTGGGCTGCAAAACAAATATCTCAGGCTGCTATTTCAATTCACCTCCAGTTGTTGATCGATGTGAGGGAACTCTTTATGTAAGGCCTCATTTCGCTACTAATTGTTTTCAATATCCGTAGTTTTGTCTTCTCACCTTTTTATCATATCAtttatatcttaatttcctGTTGCAATCCATATGCCTACACAGGTATCAAATACTGAAGGCCAGCTCTACTCCTTGTACATTAAGAGCGGTCAGTACAGATGGATCCAAGACTTGGGCTCACTTGACAAAGTGATGAATATTGTACCAGGAAATAATGGGCTCTTATACATTGTCCTTCCAAGGAAGTCAATTGTAATGGGGCTTGATGTTTTGACAGGAAACATTTCATGGCAGCAGACCATTGGTCCACTGAGTAATGAGAAAATCTTGCCACCTGTTGATTCCAATGGTAAGATTCTTTATTTTGTTTGAAGTTGTGTTTGGTTTTGGACTAATGTGTGTCCTCATCAGTGGTTGCATTCACTTGCACATTCATAGTATCACCAACACCTGTGAGTGTGCTACTTTGTAGTAATATATTTTCATCGTGCTACTTTGTTTGACTACTGTAAGGCTGTAACAGGTTGGATATCAGTTGGCTCACTAGATGGGACCCTGTATTCAATCTCCCCTAATGGTGACATCAGAAGGTTTCCTGAAAGAACAACACCTGGATCAGTGATCCATGCAAGTCCCGTCCTTGACTGCTCAGGGTTTTCAGTATATGTCAGCCAGACCATAATGGAAGCAAAATCAAACCAAACTATTGGTGATTCTACATCTTTATCTGTGATGAAGTCATCGAGCACTTTGCTTACTTTGTTGACACCGGCAAATGGAACAATCCACTGGACTGGAAACTATCCTGGTTTATTCCTATCTTAGAATGAATCAGTCCTTGTATTGTCCAGTGTGATTCATTTTTTACCCCTAAATAATGACTGAAATGACTATCATATGATACATTTCATTTGACTTGCAGGAGAACTATCAGATTTTCTGTCCAGTACTGACCTGAATGATTTTGCACTAGATGAGACCATTGTTCTGAGGTTATTTTCTGCCGCAAGTAAGTATGTTTAGGTCTGGAGTTATTAGCGATTGCTATGCTTACGTTTaccaaataaacaaaataactTGCTACATAGTACAAGCTACGATGTCAACTAATTTACAAAGCCTTTTTCCTCTGAAATTTCTTGATGCAGGAATTGGCAGCACTACGCAGTGCTACACGAGAAGTATGTTTCTTTTCTCAGGTATCTCATtgttttttcaattgaaattgtAGCTATTATACTGAGTGAGACTTCACCTCTTTGTTACACAAGGGCAAAGAATTGCTTGGACTTGCAGAACAGTAAAACCCAACTTTGGCAATGATCAAGGTGaagttttctcattttctttccTTCTGTTATTTAGCTGAGAATGTATCTTACTGACTGAATTTACTTGTGTCCATTAGGCGACCGCAACATCCGTCTTGTTCTCTTCTTCCATTTTATTGTCATAGTGATAGCGATTGTTAACTGCTTTTGCTGCATCTTTTGGAGGAAGAAAAAGCTTCAAAAGAATGGCTTGAAAAAGTTCCTGGAGAAGAGGGTATGTGCATTGGTTTTATTTGTCGCTTTTACACTGTTCAGATTAGTTTTTACTAAACTCCAGATCACCTCTACCTTCTGAATGAATGTAGCACTCTCTTCACACTAAGAGGAAAATCTTAGGCAAGAGGATATCAGAGCTGGAGCAGAAGACTGTCCACGACGCCTCCTCGAATGAAGCTTTGGGACAATTGGGTGAAACTGTAAATGCTAAGGAATGTATCGAGAGGAAACTATGCTCCTCATACAGCCTTGGCAGGGATATGCTAGGCCTGAAGCATGATTCCATCTTGCCTTTGAACAGTACGAAGTACAAGAGCCATTCGTTTCGCAACTCACGGGAAGAGAGCATCACAGTCTTTAACACGTTTAGCGGCACCTCTTCCTCTGAGAATGGAACCAGCAGCTGCTCTGGTGAAAGTGAGAGCTGCAGTGACTGTAGCTACGGAGATGAGATGCTGGGCACAAACTTTCAGTCAGCAGCACAAGAGGCTGGACCTTCCAACTATGCAGATAGAGCAGACCAAGTTTTTCAAGATGAATGTGTATCTGACATCAAATCTACAAATCCACACAAGGAAGAATATCTGATGGAGGCCATGCATGATAAAGCGCCCAGCAAGAGAATGTATCTGAAGAGGAGGCGAACTTTTCCTTCAAGTAAACAGAACATTTAGATATGTCATACGTGGGGAATTCCTTCATCAGGCGTGGAAACGTGACGACGACTTTCGCAGTTTCAGTTTCATCAGAATTAGTTCAAGGATTAGCTTTCCTTCTTAACCCAGATTAAGGATTGGTTTGCCTTCAAGATTTTGATTGTTATGGCCATTGTTAAGATTAGCACTTTGTTATGAAGTTGTCATGCTGTAATCCCTTTAAAAGGAGAGCTTGATTGATGAATGAACAATTCCCTCAACCTCCTGTCCTCCAAGCCACAACATCCACAAATCAGATTCGCAAAATGTTCTTAACGATGCCGTGTGCTGTTTTTATTCTATGGTCCAGATGCACTAGAACATACTGATActgagggggtgtttgggagagagggaccAACAGTTTACAAACTATAAAGCGAACTTCTGCAACATCATCAagtatccttttttttttccttttggctTCTTGAAATTATCCTTTTAAGGCTGCAGGGGATAGTCATTTGTTTTGATGAATACCAGGAATAATAAAATGTTAAACTTCAGCAATGACTTTTACAGTATGGAAACTGGGGCCTCAAAACTATTAATTTAAAAATCAGCTCACATCCTCTCTCCTGATCAAATGTTTTACAGGTCCAATAATTTAAACTTAAATGGGTTAAAAAGCTAGGAAAAAGAACTATGGAGCTTCAGTTTGCTCGGACAAACTGAACTCAAGACTATGGATACATGAATTTCAACTGACTCCAATTAACACAGTTGAATAAGGCTGGAAAAAATTGTATGGACATGCCTATCTGCTGTAAGCAATTTTCTTCTGAGTGTTGTCTCAATGGATCGCTCTCTGCCTTGCAAATCCAGGCTGCAAGAAAGTGAAATGATAAGCGAGTcttcaacaacaacaacaaaaaagagAACACATGAATGTGCCAAAATATGACTAATATGCAAGTTTGCAACGTCGAAGATACCTGAAGAAGCATTGAAGTGCCTTTTGGTGTTTCTGCGGCTACATGGCTCCGGGTCTTCCTTCCATTCACTGCAAGTGTAGAAGGGCTGTTGCCTCCAATGTCCCAGAAGGTACGCTTCTTGGCTGTTGGTACTGGTGACGTAAACCGGTGGCTCGGGCTCCTTAGCTCGCCTGCAGCTGCTGCATCTTTCTGCGCCTTTCGCACGCTTGCTCTGGTGGCAACTCTTCTCTCACATGTTGCTGCTTCAGGAACATTTGAGGTCTTCCTGTTGATCAGATCACGGATGAACTCATCCTTCTGCTTGAGCTGCAGAAGGTGCTCTTTCTTCATCTTCTCGATCTCGGCCTCCATGGCCTTGACTTTCCTCTGCAGATCCCGGACCTGTGCATTCTCTGCTGCAGGTCTTTTGGAATCTGGTGTGTTGAAGCAGTTCCCAGCTAGGATAGAACGCTTCACCTTTCTTTGAGTTGAGCATGGTGTTGATATTTGCGCTGAGGGAGCAGGAGATTGCTGCGGCGAGGCATTGGAAGCAAGTGTCTGAGCCTGAACAGTCAGTAGTTTCTGTTGTTGCCGTGCCAACTGCTGCCTCAGCTCACTGTTCTCCTTCTGCAGCTCCAACACCAGCTTAGCCTGATCAGTCTCAGAATCTGTGACTCTCAAAACCTCCTCATTTGCAGTGGTTAATGCCTGAAAAAGAAACATGAGATTCTTTCAGTTTAGTACTTGTTCTATTTAAGAAGAATGAACAATGGCATCTACTAGTAAAATCATAGTTTCAGACCTTGGTTTTAATCTCCTTGGCACGATCAGCCCAATGAAGCGTGTTCTGTGTCTCCCCGAAGGAAAGATTTGAGGGGCTTATGTTCGCGATCATGACAGTGTTGCAGGAGCCCCCAAGTGAATCCTTCAGGAGTTGTGTCAGCTTGGAATTGCGATATGGTATGTGCTTCTTCCCCTCCACAAGAGCATTGATACAGCTGCTGAGCGCAAGGAGCGAGCGGTTAATGTTTGCGCCTTCAATTGATCTCTGCGTGCGCTGATCAGTTGCTAGAGCTCTTTCTGATCCAGCAAGATCAATGAGAGAGAGCTTTCCAACTCGCGTCACTATGCTACCTCCATCTATGGATCTATATTCGACGATGACCTGCAGATATTCAAAGGTTTTCATCAATCCAATCCAAACCTGTGGGATCATGTTGTTCAGAAAGAATGACCACAACACATATTAGAATGTACCTGCAGGATTGCATGGGAGCGTGATGAGGTCTCATTTACTCGGGTTGGTTCTGTTGTTCTATTCTGGTTACCCTGCTGAAGTAATTTCATTACCTGTGACAATAACCATAAATTACGTAAGATCATTTCCACCATTCAGTACCAAGAACACTGTAAAACTTGTAGTGTCCAAGGAAAAAATTATTACCTCATCCGTGGAGTATGCTCTGTAGTGAGTAAGACCAGCAGCAACAGTTCCCTGAAATGCCAAAATAAATTATTCTGTTAGAATGCTAACTGCAAGAAGCCTACCATTGAGCGTGAATAGAACATGTATTAGGCAATTCTACTCAACATCAAAATAGAATCATTGAACAAGACTTTTTCCATACTAGTTCAATATGTTTAAGATCACTGACCTGCTTATCTTCTCTAAGGAGGAGGGGTCTACCAGGAGAGAGCAAGTCCCTCACTGTCTCATTGTAGACCTCGAGGTAGGACAGCTGAATTGAGTGGTTGCCGTCATGACTCCTCTGCCTCACCTTGGTGAACAAATCCTTGATGGCGAGCACCATTACGCCGGGGCTTTCCATCGTCCCAAGCATTGTGTAGGTCTTCCCAGCACCAGTGGCTCCATAGCAGAACACCGTCCCATTCCTACCTTGCAGAACACCCTCCACAAGATCTGATGTTCTGCAGCATCAAAGAAGATGGATAATTAACTCCATGCTATATATGTACCGGATTTTAGCGATGAATCGCAATCGAACAAGGCTAGTACACTTTCTCATGAAATGTGGCCTAATATCTGACCAACTTTTGTTACCATTGAGCAATTCCATCAGCAGAATTATCACATTAGAGTGTCATGTCAAAATGTTTGTCACATTACAATGTCATATCACAAATAAGCAAATGCTATTACACTTTTTTCATGAAATGTGGGTTAATATCTAATAATCAACTTATGCAATTCCATCA encodes the following:
- the LOC4324105 gene encoding AAA-ATPase At3g50940, coding for MASYDKAIESYKRAVTTAASLAASAMLVRGVVNELVPYEVRDLLFSGVGYLRSRMSSQHMVIIEETEGWTNNQLYDAVRTYLATRINTDMQRLRVSRVDETKSMMFSMEEGEEMADVHEGSEFRWRLVCRDNSSSSNGNGNGRGGNGNYRLEVRSFEMSFHKKHKDKALNSYLPHILATAKKIKDQDRTLKIYMNEGESWFAIDLHHPSTFTTLAMDHKQKQSVMDDLERFIKRKEYYKKIGKAWKRGYLLYGPPGTGKSSLIAAMANYLKFDVYDLELTEVNWNSTLRRLLIGMTNRSILVIEDIDCTLELQQREEGQESSKSNPSEDKVTLSGLLNFVDGLWSTSGEERIIVFTTNYKERLDPALLRPGRMDMHVHMGYCCPESFRILASNYHSIDNHATYPEIEELIKEVMVTPAEVAEVLMRNDDTDVALEGLIQFLKRKKDVGKEGKAENVEQVVKAEETEKGMMKKNDVPENQDPQDASK
- the LOC4324209 gene encoding uncharacterized protein, whose protein sequence is MAQAARLNLRMQKEVKLLLNDPPHGVSLNLSGDESALSSLLSFEARIQGPDETVYSKGVFVLKIQIPERYPFQPPNVTFVTPIYHPNIDNGGRICLDILNLPPKGAWQPSLNIATVLTSIGLLLSDPNPDDGLMAEISREYKYNRQVFDINARSWTEKYANPSAIGASGWSSVDVSTLAPNIQEEKLSLEPLPKASNKNCDGSRKKMRLLSQKLSLKSVPEENTTTGKKDLVTNHLSSTARPTDPTACLSDVSGKLNDTSESISVIADSAVTSKKEYQGTRRNLQLLGQGLPVTSEGPSKNSNGSVEDKLPNHLLASASSNTKHPVMGSSDNALEKSSAKRIGESLDSLYKASEGDGTNVRSLGQKLSLKSAKPESKSNVQKENMAPNHLPSLSGFSNLDKRQSHVISGGNSIGHTNLVQQNSNNENVLPSTQLIPSKECNQGRKKLHLLSKRLSLKSELPADKTIEKEYMQTDCSQNNRKPNELPLSAPVLKNQILGTIDPQKDARQSKSSIQQNTTPVERIVVSDSEDSADECERPSRSRLSLMRRRLAGKPRS
- the LOC4324210 gene encoding protein GAMETE EXPRESSED 3, which produces MAMDALHRLCLLVCVLIGAGCSQSPRHQRLPATTTTTAGNVQRRPPGVAGALGSPLIGHDGRLIACSEKKSLVAFERNGSIAWMVTLGHTCKEGISPVAERDEIYLVAEDNKVIKITPKKLHTADPPSEVFFSYNATPGRSEEIIGLSISGSSSSLFLTIRNRGLFAFSLHAELQWSAGPVADLVSRLGCKTNISGCYFNSPPVVDRCEGTLYVSNTEGQLYSLYIKSGQYRWIQDLGSLDKVMNIVPGNNGLLYIVLPRKSIVMGLDVLTGNISWQQTIGPLSNEKILPPVDSNGWISVGSLDGTLYSISPNGDIRRFPERTTPGSVIHASPVLDCSGFSVYVSQTIMEAKSNQTIGDSTSLSVMKSSSTLLTLLTPANGTIHWTGNYPGELSDFLSSTDLNDFALDETIVLRLFSAARIGSTTQCYTRRQRIAWTCRTVKPNFGNDQGDRNIRLVLFFHFIVIVIAIVNCFCCIFWRKKKLQKNGLKKFLEKRHSLHTKRKILGKRISELEQKTVHDASSNEALGQLGETVNAKECIERKLCSSYSLGRDMLGLKHDSILPLNSTKYKSHSFRNSREESITVFNTFSGTSSSENGTSSCSGESESCSDCSYGDEMLGTNFQSAAQEAGPSNYADRADQVFQDECVSDIKSTNPHKEEYLMEAMHDKAPSKRMYLKRRRTFPSSKQNI
- the LOC4324208 gene encoding uncharacterized protein yields the protein MATTAAAYGCPAAAAAAPFAASVSRRRAPLSCVSLASSSSRRRTAEFPGLRVSCLRRILAVSACSGEADSDAGSAPAESTFDLNLPRRSLLVQFTCNACGERTKRLINRVAYERGTIFLQCAGCQVYHKFVDNLGLVVEYDLREENGMNTDTET